The uncultured Ilyobacter sp. genome has a segment encoding these proteins:
- a CDS encoding DUF2398 family protein: protein MWNIERYKDILEELFTKDYLYRSEYDEWYRLKEYQKEIEEYIQNTFGYTLSVSNDVISLNKYSIIGDKSKGIKGFGDLDEYIMLPLVLNYLEDKYDMETLLISEIAEHIINNFPEKRDWENRRVSSKLVRVLKYCQEKNFIYKLDGSEDDYEKEQEEVLYENTGISKHFMETLPYDLEGFDIHSAREYNIKELEKVQILRRGLLENFVITKEYPYFNSLLEYRDEIEDSFEELFGMRLIIFDELAYLLRSDESVKVSKNFPSPRSNLERIGLKFFKFLDKDEYQSEEVLNKFLEYKDIYKPTFTKGNLNKKEENLLNEILELGMELNIIKSDEGSLKLSKYIDHFTIDILDEGEENE from the coding sequence ATGTGGAATATTGAAAGGTATAAAGATATTCTGGAAGAACTATTCACTAAAGACTATCTTTACAGAAGTGAATATGATGAATGGTATAGATTGAAAGAATATCAAAAGGAGATAGAGGAGTATATACAAAATACTTTTGGATATACTCTATCTGTTTCTAATGATGTAATAAGCCTCAATAAATACAGTATTATCGGTGATAAAAGTAAAGGCATAAAAGGATTTGGAGATTTAGATGAATACATAATGCTTCCATTAGTATTGAACTATTTAGAGGATAAGTATGATATGGAAACGTTATTAATATCCGAAATTGCTGAGCACATAATTAATAATTTTCCAGAAAAAAGAGATTGGGAGAACAGGAGAGTAAGTTCGAAACTTGTAAGAGTTCTTAAATACTGCCAAGAAAAAAACTTTATCTATAAACTAGATGGTTCTGAAGATGATTATGAAAAAGAACAAGAAGAGGTACTATATGAAAACACAGGGATATCAAAGCACTTTATGGAAACACTTCCATATGATTTAGAGGGTTTTGATATCCATAGTGCAAGAGAATATAATATAAAAGAGCTTGAAAAAGTTCAGATACTTAGAAGGGGGCTTTTAGAAAATTTCGTTATAACGAAAGAATATCCATATTTTAATTCACTTTTAGAGTATAGAGATGAGATAGAGGATTCGTTCGAAGAATTATTTGGGATGAGGTTAATTATATTTGATGAACTAGCCTACTTATTAAGAAGTGATGAAAGTGTTAAAGTTTCAAAAAACTTTCCCAGTCCTAGAAGTAATTTAGAAAGAATAGGCTTAAAATTCTTTAAATTTCTTGATAAAGACGAGTACCAGTCAGAAGAGGTATTAAATAAGTTTTTAGAGTATAAGGATATCTATAAACCAACATTTACTAAGGGGAACCTCAATAAAAAAGAAGAAAATTTATTAAATGAAATATTAGAATTAGGTATGGAACTAAATATAATAAAATCAGACGAAGGCTCTCTAAAACTTAGTAAGTATATAGATCATTTCACAATAGATATATTAGATGAAGGGGAAGAAAATGAGTAG